The bacterium genome includes a window with the following:
- a CDS encoding class I SAM-dependent methyltransferase, with the protein MEICNICGGNVFLSLFKARDRVYPINKVFYVVKCKKCESLFLMPQPSPKELEEHYPNTYYESMMPVNFETRDSFSTSVKYKLREKVLAYYYNYPFSVKNRLSFIEKLLLFPLKFHFSILSNTFIPWNGEGKVLDIGCGMGGNLNKLKKLGWETYGVEPDEYAAGYAKEANHNIICGTLTDANFLPNFFDAILLREVLEHLHNPVETLKEIKRIIKPGGRIYLSVPISNNLFFKIFKNRWHSLEIPRHIWIPSTKAIKILCYKTGMKINRLKYRRGGEILGSIQYVINDLGRQRIYLADNKRNKIYRNKFLMKIISPLELILQEFHLTSGILIEIMKK; encoded by the coding sequence ATGGAAATTTGTAATATATGCGGAGGAAATGTTTTTTTGTCTCTTTTTAAAGCTAGAGACAGAGTATATCCGATTAATAAAGTTTTTTATGTTGTAAAATGTAAGAAATGCGAGAGTCTATTTTTAATGCCACAACCTTCCCCAAAAGAACTCGAAGAACATTATCCAAATACATATTATGAATCTATGATGCCTGTTAATTTTGAAACGAGAGACTCATTTTCAACATCGGTAAAATATAAATTAAGAGAAAAAGTGTTAGCGTATTATTATAATTATCCTTTTTCAGTGAAAAACAGGTTAAGTTTTATTGAAAAATTGTTGCTTTTTCCACTAAAATTCCATTTTTCTATACTTAGCAATACATTTATTCCTTGGAACGGGGAAGGGAAAGTTTTAGATATTGGCTGTGGAATGGGAGGGAACCTGAATAAACTTAAAAAATTAGGATGGGAGACTTATGGTGTAGAACCGGATGAATATGCGGCGGGATATGCAAAAGAGGCAAACCATAATATTATCTGCGGAACACTTACAGACGCCAATTTTCTTCCAAATTTTTTTGATGCTATTTTATTGAGAGAAGTTTTAGAACATTTGCACAATCCTGTAGAGACCTTAAAGGAGATAAAAAGAATTATTAAGCCAGGGGGGAGAATATATCTTTCTGTTCCTATAAGTAATAATTTATTTTTTAAAATATTTAAAAACAGATGGCATTCTTTAGAAATACCTCGTCATATATGGATACCCTCAACAAAGGCAATAAAAATCTTATGTTATAAAACAGGTATGAAGATTAACAGATTGAAATATAGAAGGGGTGGAGAAATACTGGGTAGTATACAATATGTTATTAATGATCTTGGGCGTCAAAGAATATACCTTGCAGACAACAAAAGAAATAAGATTTATCGGAATAAATTTTTAATGAAAATAATAAGTCCACTTGAGTTGATTCTTCAAGAGTTTCATTTAACCAGTGGGATATTAATAGAAATTATGAAAAAATGA